A genomic stretch from Arachis stenosperma cultivar V10309 chromosome 3, arast.V10309.gnm1.PFL2, whole genome shotgun sequence includes:
- the LOC130966910 gene encoding uncharacterized protein LOC130966910 has product MKKLESQVGYLSQQILKSTDSFSSDTEKNPRGETKNVRWEEYKAITLRSEETLEEEISKPTEHNQGVPKENLEGIVQGTDPAQRKEPKEKEILKPYVPKASFPQRLRSSEKENMYSRFLDIFKSLHINIPFIEALQQMPSYIKCKKELLTKKSTLKGGQTVVMTKESSALIQKDLLTKKKDLGSFHIPCAIRDTIIDRGFYDLGASINLMPLSLMRKLQINELKPTYVTL; this is encoded by the coding sequence ATGAAGAAGCTTGAATCTCAAGTAGGATATCTTTCTCAACAAATCCTTAAATCCACTGACAGTTTTTCAAGTGACACTgaaaagaatccaagaggagaaacaaagaatgtgagatgggaagaatacAAGGCAATCACTCTAAGAAGTGAGGAGACCTTGGAGGAAGAAATCAGCAAGCCAACAGAGCACAACCAAGGAGTTCCAAAGGAGAATTTGGAAGGGATAGTACAAGGAACTGACCCTGCACAAAGGAAGGAGCCAAAGGAGAAGGAAATCCTGAAACCTTATGTGCCAAAAGCATCATTCCCTCAGAGACTCAGGAGTAGTGAGAAAGAGAACATGTATTCTAGGTTCCTTGATATATTTAAGTCTCTTCATATCAACATTCCCTTCATTGAAGCCCTCCAACAGATGCCCTCATACATTAAATGCAAGAAGGAGTTGCTAACCAAGAAGAGTACCTTGAAGGGTGGGCAAACAGTAGTGATGACTAAAGAGAGCAGTGCTCTCATCCAGAAGGACTTGCTTACAAAGAAGAAAGATCTAGGGAGTTTTCACATCCCTTGTGCTATAAGGGATACAATAATTGACAGAGGATTTTATGATCTGGGAGCAAGTATAAACCTAATGCCTCTGTCCCTCATGAGGAAGCTACAAATCAATGAGTTAAAACCCACATATGTAACCCTCTAA